aataaaataatatagttAATATTCCTGAGGTAATATTTGGACAAATCTGTACACAAAATTTAACAGACCCATACAATTTATCGGTCCAACGTCACCGTAACAAATTAAACGTTATTATCTGGTCAAACTTGACAATTATAATTCAGTGGTGTCAAGACTTTATAAAAAAGAGCTTGTATTATAACCCTAAAATAGGATTTTTGTAAATCAACTTTTTTAAATCTTTAAAATAGATCTGTTTAATAAAACCCTTATTTAAAGGTATTACTGAGCATACAATTATTCCTGcgtatattattatttatttgaataagcTTACACATTTAGCCTTGATAGCAAAAATCCGTTAACGGATAATCTATGAAACCTTAACTTAGCAGTGTGACGCACTGTGCTGAGAATATGCCTGCCACTGCACCAAtaattaccctgtgtgggtttgcGGTTCAAATCCTGTGGAGAAGAAATTATGTGCAGGAGGATGGTTGGATTCAGCCATCATGAAGTGTTTTAGGTAACCAACTGCTGATTGGTTACAACTTCCACTACCATTAAGTTCATGCATCTTAAATCAAACTCTGGCGAACTAATCCTATACACAACATGGTCTGGTAACTGGATGAAAGCCTGTGGTTTTACATATGACAGGATGATCAAGTTTACCCTCCGCAgggataaataggtaaatcctatcctaccttCTTTGACGTTATCCATTCTCACCGTAACATATGCATCTCTGTCAGCTCTTGTATGTTCATGCTCGAATCCAAGCAAATGCTTGAGCTCATGATGAACAGTTCTCGATAGATCACATCCCCAAGCAAGCGAAACAATCTGCGGGGACTCATAATACTCGAGGCTACCAACCAATGATCTGAAAAAGATgcattttcttttaaaaatataggAATGAGGTTATTTCCAAGAACTTAACATACAAAGAATTTTCTACTCAATAGCTGTCTCCCTGATGTCATTAACATAAACTTTTTTCCATACAACGCTTGCTGGTACTTTTTGCGTTGAATAGCCCTTTACAAGCATTCACTGATATTGATACTGAGCTATACAAAATTTCGGTTCGGAAGTCTTTGACTTCTGGGCCAAGGCTGACAGACCACATTCATGCAGCCAGCCAGGTTGTTTACTGTGGATTGTGCTATAATGAGTTTGCATAGCATAGCATTGTGCTATGCAGACTTTTAAACTACTAGTATTTTATAAAGGTTGAAGTATGATTTGTGATTTTGATTAGACTGCACTGTCCATCTACATCTTGATGTAGGGTTCGAGACTTTCTCCCGTGTATGTATCAAATCTTGCACTTTGGGGGACATTGGTGTTGAGTTCTTTTTTTCATAACTCGCAGAACTATTATTCTAACATTCAGtgcaatatttgaatattttacccaGCACTACTATGTATCCAGTAATTAATTATTGACTTGATTGATTTTTCGTGAATATACttgctttttattattatgtaaaatataCCAAAATCTGAACTTGGCCGGTATTaagtttgatgaaaaatatttgcgaTCCGCAATGTGAAAAAGGCCGATCATactaaaaaggttgggcaggtcTGTATCTCTACCCCAAAATAGCTGTCCATATAGTTTCAGTATCTTTTGGCATATTAGTTCTCCCTTGTTTCTTCGCTAATACATCAATCTCCTAAATTTTAAGTGCGCaaaacctagctttgagcaatctaccttaaaataatatatatcgaaaggctgaaaagcaaaaaaatgcACATAACAGGTATGTTCGTAACGGGTATGTCACTTGGGCATCGCAGCTGCATTTAAAAGTGGTTCAGACACAATTCGAGAGTTCTTTATCAGAtacaggggcgtagccagaaatatTCAAAgagggggggttctgaaattttttttgccaagttagatcgaaactgctagcgggtccgatcgaacgcttGAATAAGCGTGTTTTTAGTAGTCTTGTgtgtctaaaaagcattttaagccacgaaaaattgctatctatgatacagaaaaatgtttttatttttattttttaatttcaaaaggGAGGGTTTCGACCTgcaaaaccaccccctggctacgccactgatcAGATACGAATAAAAAATCCATGCAAAAGTCGTAGTGAACATTACTGACAGAATTATTCAAGATCTTATTGATACTCACGAGCATCCAAGATCAGAGTTGAATGTAATGTAatgtttttcatttgtttttggtACAAAATCAATACATGTAGTTTCTGAGATCCTTTTGATAACTTTTTCTATGACAGCAACCTTACGTTTttctaatttaataaaaaataaacttctTGAGTTTACTGTCAACCAACATTTTTTCCCACATGTTGCAAGACATTTTAATCAGGggaaatttttcaattacagGCAGGtaacaatcaatttcaaatgtaaTGACTAGTTTTGttagattaaaaaaatatagtacaGTCAGGCATCATCTACATAACTACTGACTGAATAAGTAAAAAAGACTTGTACATAATTTGGTCTTGAAAttcatcactcagacagacaGCTGAAAACAGTttgaataaatacaatattctTAATTACTCGTCTAAtcgaaatttagaaaaaaacttaaaaaaagtcTAGACTTTTtccaaatattattattttgtaaaattgatcataatacactattttaatatGAAATGGGAAAATTGTTCAATGATAAAACGTTAAATGGTTAAACTGGAGCATAATAAACTCAGTGCAGGTAATTGCAAATCTCACCCAGTGAAACGGCAGGATCAAAAACATATCCTATCTGATATCTTCCATTTACTTCATGGTCTTTCCATAATACAGTGGTAGATTCAGCTGATCCATAAAACAGATCAAAATCGTCCTCATCAACGTATCCGTACCTCTACAGAAAGTATTGAAAATCAGTAGTGTCTTATATTTAACATCGAATATGAATTCTACAAATTGACAGAATTAGAAGATTGATCCCTAAGCAAAGTTAGGGAAGATGATCAAAGTGCCAACACCCACTGACGCCATGAAGAATTATAGAATTAGAAATATAGTGTAGTATTGTGTGAGAGGATCAAGTCAATAtgatcagaaaaaaaaactatgatgTAGTAAATTCAATCTTACTGAAATTCTTGGGACAGAACTTTGAGCATAAAAATTGTAGACACATTATCAATAAATTTGTGGAAGACAGCTTTAGGGCACATCTGAATATCTACTCGATAAAAGATTCCCATTTGAAAAGAGCACATTATGCTAATTTTTTTAGTGTGCGATACTCTATTTATAAGCTTGTGgtaaattttattcacaaatgaattgatagaaaaaaaaattactgaaaGTTATTGGTTATGAAtatgatacatgctattggctACACACTATTCCAACAGAGGGTGAAAAGTGTGAAAAATAGAGAAAGAATTCAAATAAAGCTGAAGTATTTGTTTTACATGACTAATAACCGTATTTTCATGGCATTTGGACCAATTGcaaagaaatagaaaaaattcaGCAACAAATGGGAAAcctttgattttatgatttttcgtttttgtttatttgataaggcaaaaaaaaaacgttttttgacAGAATGAATCGAAGATGGTGAGAATGGGTATAAATTCAGAATACGAAGACCTACTTCAGACATGGATTTGACCTGCGAAGGAAGGAACCTCACATCCCCTTGGAAAAGTCCTGCAGGTGCACATTCGCAACTAATTTGACATCCAGTTACAGGATCACTTTCAAAGTCGAATGGACAGGAAGTATCACAAACTGATGAAACGAACGTACAATTTGACCCTGAATATAAATGGATTGATTCGCTGTGCTTGCAAATTAATAGTGATTTGCGAAATGACACAAATATATAATAACGAAAGGTACAAAATTCATGTAGGCCTAATGAAATAAAACTACCTATACGCAGCTGTCTTTTAAaagtaatattcaaatttataaatctTGAATAGAAAACATACTCAAGCAGGCATTTGCTTCTATAGCTGAAGGATTTTCAAGTTCACAtgacattttttcaaaaaatcttgGATCAATGGAGTCATCTCCtgaaaaacaatttatataGTTTCAACCAACCAATTAAATATCACTATATGTTCAGTCATAGTCTAATTTATTTAAAGTTTTATGATATATAACAAAGGCACGAATATTTAGTATTCAGCATTAAAAAGCCCAGTTTCGCTATCTACACAGAGTCACTACTGAAGTCAATATTCGTCCCGCGTTGTACGTCAATCAATAAGAAAGGTCACTTTAGATGGGTTATACAATTACCGGGTCAGGCGAAGTAAACTGCTATTTAACGCCAACCACGGGCCGTAAAATAAACGCCGTGACTTCTGATTTAACGCCAAACATAAATTTAGTGTGTatctttcaaattttccaaaatgaaGTCTGTCGTTGTTTGGCGTTATTTGAGCACCTATCGCGGTGTATTTCGCTATACCCCACTTACCTTGCATCAGTAGCGCAAGTATAGCTACGACTATGCCGATCACAACCAAGAGAAAAATAACCGCAATAATCAGCATCTTCTGGTCTGAGGAaagaaacaaaataattgattttGAATGGCGAATATCATCATAATATCTACGCAAGCGACGTCAAAGCACAGCATAATTATCTAACCTTGCCACATAGAAACTATGTGAATAACACGACTAGAAAAAGCTCTGCAAAAGGCATTGAACAGTGGCAATTTTCTGTGAATGTGCAATGAATATACATTTGAGATAGTCTACGAGGCAAATTTACCGCTAAGTAAAACCGGCAAAGTTCTTCGGAAATAATTATGCGATTATTAACAGCTTACAGTCGTTGTCGAGTTGTAACtaggaaaaaacaaaaataagataCCTCACCGGCACTAGATTTCTTTGACTGCTTTTCCATTTCTGTCGTAAATGGTCACGCCGCAATGGTATCGTATACTTGTAGGAAAAACAAACGTCCAGCGGTGTTGAACCACCGTGTGGGATAGGATAACGAACAATATTCTAAAGTTTAAATTAATGCTAGTAATGAGACAGCTGAGACGTGTTTTCGTGGACGAGGTTTCTATACGCAATGTTGCGACCTGACTCACTGCTGAAATGCCAGGCTCATACAGATAACACAAGTAATATGATCATCTGTACTTCGATAAAGGTTTTTAAACTGTCTAAGTTATCGACGTCTGAAAGGGCATTCACGCAATCACTTATGACATCATATTGCATATTGCGACATGCGTGCAGCATTTGAAACTGAACGTGCTTCACAAATACAAACAATTACAGTGAaatcattttagaaaaaaaatatttttatatttagtgggtcatctatatataaatataatatatcgtCTTGTAGTGGACGGTGTCTCGTACTTCGTCTACGTTAACCAGACTGGCCTGTCAACTACCAGCGTCGTTTACTCCACTTTATCAGTAAGCTCGGCGACTGTTTCTCTTCGTTTTTCTACAGACTGCATTGCCACAGGTCCAAGGCATGTCTGGAGTAGGTATTCTTTTTTACATTTGTACAAATTTTTCATCATCTCTGATTCATTCTAttaaaaccattttttttaaaaccttGAATACTATTTTCAAATGAGCAAATACAATGAATCATAAAAATAAGTTTCATGCATATGCATTCCAaacttttcaaattatattctgatCGTAAAATGTTTGTCTAGTTTTAATTATTTGTAGAACGCATAGGTTTATCTACGTTGAAAACAAAATGTTACTGATTTTTCCATGATCTCTGTAGAAGTATGGATATGCTTATGAGGATGATTTTGATCTTTTTTATGGATCCACTGAATCTACCACGACATTATGGAAAGACAATGAAGTGAATGGAAGATATCAGATCGGTTATGTTTACGATTATAATATATCATCTGGTGAGTTTCATTATATATTTATGTGTGTTAACAATTTGAgttaaaatattgttaaataacAGATTACGTTATGAAATAGATTTTTATTGGAAAGTTTGAAATTTCCTTTGGATTAAATTGTCTTGCAACATGTGAGATGAAAAGTGACTTGGTTGTAAGAAAAACTCCAACAAATTGTCATTGAATCAAGACTCATATTGTCTTTCATTTAGAACAAGACAGAGTAGCGATGATAGAAACAGTTGTCAAGATGGTCTCAGAAACCACATGTATTGATTTTGTACCAAAAACAAATGAAAGACATTATGTTAAGTTTGACACTACTGATGGATGTTCGTGAGCATCAAATTGATTTTGAAGATTTGATTCTGTAATGTGCACAAAAGCTTTTTCATTCCCAAGTCATAAATTACTCTTGAGTTTCTCTGAATCATTTGTAAATGTCTGCAATGCGCAAGTGACAATTTCCGAAGCGACGGTAATATGTAGGCCtacattttttgtatttcagttCTACCAGGCTCGTATTTTTTAAGGAGTATGCTCAATGAAAGTCGGGTGTACACAGAAATGGAGCTACGTGCTGAAATGTCAAGATTACTGGGACTATATGGAATTATAATGCATTATTCAAAGTTAGGAAATATCGATTGATTCGAGGATCAAATTAGGTCATGTTAATACGATCAGCGAAAAAACTATGAGATAGTGAATTACACTCATCTGAAGTTCTTAGTAATCAAATTCTGGCATGGGTCATGATTGTCATACTGTTGGTTGAAAAAGCATTCTAAATGTATCCTCCAGATACTTCCTCAATTTTCTTACTCCAGGTCTTTAATTGGAAAACAAGAAACGTACGAGAGCCCGCAGACTGTTTCGCTAGCAGGGGGGTGTGGCACCTTGAAGACTGTTCATCACGAGCTCAAGCATTTGCTTGGATTCGAGCATGAACATGCAAGAGCTGATAGAGATGCATATATTACAGTAAAAAGAGAAAACATTCAAGAGGGTAAGGTTTCACCGAGTGTACGTAAAGAATATTTGCttttaaaactaaaactgaGAGTCAAGTTCAATATCTGATATATTCAGCTTGGGCATTTTTATCTGCAatacttcatttaaaataaaaacaaatattaaatctAAGCTCTTTCAAATAGATCTTATTAAGGCCGTAAAAAAGTTTGGACGAACCATTTTCAGGATTTTTGCTCGCGTCCCTTATTAACATCCCTTCACACTATCGCTTCAAACAAGACCACTGAAATATAATAGGCATGTACGAATAGGATGTACGACTAATAATGTTCAATTTTTCTATGTTGGCGTTTTAGAGTCAAGTTCGAAACTGTACTTTCACTTTAGCATTCTATCCAGATTGTTCTTATCCCTTGGCTTTTACTGAATTAGAATGATTTTTTGAAGCTTAATCGAAAGCTCAAATAAACAGTTTAAGTTGGAACTTGGAAAAATCTCACCATATGTaacgaaaaatatgtaaaaagttACAACATCGTGCAATATCGCAGGGAaattaaataaggaaaattacaATTTCTGCACAGCATAGATCACTTTGGCCAGTTCTACTTtatattttgttccaatttcTAGGTATGGAATACAACTTTGTTAAAATAGAAAAAGGTAATGCCATAAAAATTGGAGTACCTTATGAACTTACATCAGTAATGCAATACACAAGTAATTCATTCATGAAACGACCGGGAAAATGTCCTTTAGTTGAATATGGAACGGAAAGAGAAATCAAGTTTAATAAAGATTATTCATTTACTGAATATGATGTATTTGAAGTTAACAAACTATATGACTGCCTGGATCCAGTTTTAACCggtaaaaaatttcaaatcagaTTGGTTCAGTTCAGGGGTTCTCAActtttcagttcgcggaccagtaaaatttcaaaacaaattttgcggaccggcggaccttcaaaattacccaaaaatgtcatgaataCAAAACATAATCGAAAGACTACAATTACGATCAAAGTAGGCGGTGAAAAAGAAGACAATCCAATTTGATGAGAAATTCCCTGATGTCCTTTTAATACGTGTTTAACCCGCTTCTAATGAAGTTCCTGCAAGGCGAAGTAGAGATCTTTGAACTAGTTACTATCAAACCTCGCTGaattataggcctactgttATATTACGGAACATGCGAACTGTGAAGTTCTCAATCTGGTACCGTACTATGTGCTATCAAACTCCAATGTTTTGACGTTAGTCGCCGTTATGAGGTTACATACTTAACGAACATCCAGTCGTTCGGGGTCTAAATGGACAGAGGACCTCTcaccaagtttggttgttagGCAAATACATCAATGATAGTTAAAAGAAATCATAAAATGAATGGACATGCCGTCAATACTTAgcaatttgcttataatatattggaatatatttggcgggCCGACAGCGAGGttgccgcggaccggcggttgagtTAGTTAATAGTAAGTACAGTCTGCTTGAGTTCTAGTTCCAAACTTCTGGCAAACTAACATAGATAGAAAAAAATTCAGCCAAACATATGAACAGATATGTCTGGGATTGACGAATGGCAATCATATTAGAATTAGACTTCTTTCATTATATGATAACAGCAGACGAGTGAAAAAAAACGACTAATTCCCTTGTGGGAAAACTTAATTTCGAATATAATATTCGATATCGCtgtttgaatgatttttttcgTTATTCATTGAAATAATGAATTATATTGCTTAGCCATCTTTGcatacaaattttgttactgGTTGTGGTTTTTGTCCTTTTGTGCATAATATTTATTGTGCAATATTTGCATGTCGAACTATTCTTGTTTTGTTCTCCCAGAACTTTGTGTCATTTAAAATTTGCCCTCATTGATGATATCAGATATTTCAAGTGACGATCTTGCCATACAATAAAGTTTTTTCTATTCATAATTCAAAATCACAACAGCAgttcaaatttatataaattgctAATGCTTCATTGATCTTTAGCAACATGGACTGCATGGGGTGATTGGTCACCTTGTGATGCAACTTGTGAAAGAggagaaaaatataaatgtgaaaatgcTAAAGGAAAGCATGTCATTGAATGTTCTGATATTTCGTATGTTTGTAAATACCTATAAAATGCCAGGGTAGAGGGTAAACTTACCACTGGTTGAGAATGTTTGCACCAAACCAAAATTACCACACTGGAAGCtttaaatgtatataaatatatatattcaattgttATGATGCTTAATTCCATTTGATCTCGTTAACGATCCTAATGTGGCAGAATGTAGCCAATTGTACTTTTCTTTCCACATTAACATCAACAAATTCGATCATTTTATGTTGTGTTTTAAACGTGAGCAAATTAGAAGTAATTAGAAACTACAGAATTAAAAAGATTTGACTAGTCTTTTCTACATGCTTTC
This genomic interval from Styela clava chromosome 15, kaStyClav1.hap1.2, whole genome shotgun sequence contains the following:
- the LOC144411826 gene encoding astacin-like metalloprotease toxin 1, translated to MRAAFETERASQIQTITKYGYAYEDDFDLFYGSTESTTTLWKDNEVNGRYQIGYVYDYNISSEQDRVAMIETVVKMVSETTCIDFVPKTNERHYVKFDTTDGCSSLIGKQETYESPQTVSLAGGCGTLKTVHHELKHLLGFEHEHARADRDAYITVKRENIQEGKVSPSVRKEYLLLKLKLRVKFNI